A genomic segment from Streptomyces sp. NBC_00237 encodes:
- a CDS encoding 2-phosphosulfolactate phosphatase: MTTHSTPPAPPHPTWLTQSPYGVRMDWGPAAAAALSGEVACLVVVDVLSFSTSVSVATDRGTAVHPYPWRDERALAHAEKLDAALAVGRSMATEATPWTLSPASLRDGPPVERLVLPSPNGSQISSAAAATGARVLAGCLRNADATAAWLIHEGHGTADSPVAVIAAGERFPDGSLRPALEDLLGAGAVIARLYERGRSALSPEATAAAASYTSYTAATSADDIDRAVTLSASGQELYGRSFAEDVRIAVQLDSTPHTAVLTDGAFVRAPAIKHARSWSWLGGCSTPSATRSGTYLSPSPGCVALSASVRTSSGVMARSHGRASWTWDSKSSKRPSSTMI; the protein is encoded by the coding sequence ATGACCACGCACAGCACGCCCCCCGCACCTCCGCACCCCACCTGGCTGACCCAGTCGCCCTATGGGGTACGGATGGACTGGGGCCCCGCCGCGGCGGCCGCCCTCTCCGGCGAGGTCGCCTGCCTGGTCGTGGTGGACGTGCTGTCGTTCAGCACCTCGGTGTCGGTGGCCACGGACCGGGGCACGGCCGTCCACCCCTACCCCTGGCGTGACGAACGCGCCCTCGCCCACGCCGAAAAGCTGGACGCCGCCCTGGCAGTGGGCCGCTCGATGGCGACCGAGGCCACCCCGTGGACACTGTCCCCCGCCTCCCTGCGCGACGGGCCACCGGTGGAACGTCTGGTGCTGCCCTCTCCCAACGGCTCGCAGATCTCGTCTGCGGCCGCCGCCACCGGCGCACGCGTGCTGGCGGGCTGCCTGCGCAACGCCGACGCCACCGCCGCGTGGCTGATCCACGAGGGACACGGCACCGCCGACTCCCCGGTGGCGGTGATCGCCGCCGGTGAACGGTTCCCCGACGGCTCCCTCCGCCCGGCCCTGGAGGACCTGCTGGGAGCAGGCGCCGTCATCGCACGCCTGTACGAACGGGGCCGCTCCGCCCTCTCCCCGGAAGCGACGGCCGCCGCGGCTTCGTACACCTCGTACACCGCGGCCACCTCGGCCGACGACATCGACCGCGCCGTCACCCTGTCCGCGTCCGGCCAAGAGCTGTACGGCCGCTCCTTCGCCGAGGACGTACGCATCGCCGTGCAGCTCGACTCCACCCCGCACACGGCAGTCCTGACCGACGGCGCCTTCGTCCGGGCCCCCGCAATCAAGCACGCACGGTCATGGTCGTGGCTGGGCGGGTGCTCTACCCCATCCGCTACGCGAAGCGGGACGTACCTGTCACCGTCGCCCGGCTGCGTCGCGCTGTCGGCCTCCGTGCGGACCTCATCAGGCGTCATGGCCCGGAGCCACGGCAGGGCGAGCTGGACTTGGGACTCGAAGAGCTCCAAGAGGCCGAGCTCCACAATGATTTGA
- a CDS encoding DUF262 domain-containing protein, whose product MQAKETLLADLVQGRAQQFQVPLYQRTYSWTEKQLVQLRSDILEQVELLETGEKASAHFLGSVVLAPSPQNEATFPRWLVVDGQQRLTTLSLALAAVRDHLALTLPDEAERIDEEYLINKRKSENDRFRLLPTQADRPHYAAQIRGTHEGQAAGDNVSAAYRFFRRKLVEADDPADPRDVLRIEQAITSRLTMVSVTAEPGDNVHRIFESLNNTGLKLSQADLLRNYLFMRLPNRGERVYETYWLPLQASLSNKELEQLMWLQLVLDGDDRVRRQDLYAAQQHHFERAEASEADIEAYVKELHRRSLHFRKVIRPEEENDPAVRAHLRRLDAWEAAATYPALMLLLDRRERGETDSAQTARALSYVESFLVRRTICRIPPNNLNRIFQSVPAQLPLDVPVADGLHQLLSANNRYWPDDDELRGKFRDAPFYLYGRPEQRKLVLQRLEESYDHPEPVDFAAAKLTIEHVLPQSAGDEWMRILAEDAADGETPQDVHARLQHTLGNLTLTAQNSELSNHPFDRKQDLLNSSHLEMNRRIAATDRWGAREIRARADELAERALALWPAPLHGVGRAERSRDWQLVHQVLAALPHGTWTSYGDLAAYIGSGAQAVGNHLAQTEGIVHAYRVLNADGRISDGFRWAGPQPEGDDVRARLSADGIHFTQTGAADPAQRLNSDDLALLLADPDQEPNTNGAVTAARDGGDPEGETRAERFFRQLTTDDTPETVAAVRTLFAQWEDLGGWIGHGAGQVTTSAFLMLGNEGGPGAGIWPLTVYPGGGRGGTAEVVFQHLASREPFTDRRLRAELLGRLNELEGVDIPEGKLELRPNFRLSLLEKDRNRELLATTLAWFRDCWADRDMA is encoded by the coding sequence ATGCAGGCCAAAGAGACGCTGCTCGCCGACCTCGTGCAGGGGCGGGCCCAGCAGTTCCAGGTGCCGCTCTACCAGCGGACGTACTCCTGGACCGAGAAGCAGTTGGTGCAGCTGCGGAGCGACATCCTCGAACAGGTGGAGCTGCTGGAGACCGGCGAGAAGGCCAGCGCGCACTTCCTTGGCTCCGTCGTGCTGGCCCCGTCCCCGCAGAACGAGGCGACGTTCCCGCGCTGGCTGGTGGTCGACGGGCAGCAGAGGCTGACCACGCTTTCCCTCGCACTCGCCGCGGTCCGGGACCATCTCGCGCTCACCCTGCCGGACGAGGCGGAGCGGATCGACGAGGAGTACCTGATCAACAAGCGGAAGAGCGAGAACGACCGCTTCCGTCTCCTCCCGACCCAGGCTGACCGGCCGCACTACGCCGCGCAGATCCGCGGCACCCACGAGGGGCAGGCGGCCGGGGACAACGTCTCTGCCGCCTACCGCTTCTTCCGACGCAAGCTCGTCGAGGCGGACGACCCCGCCGACCCGAGGGACGTGCTCCGTATCGAGCAGGCCATCACCTCCCGGCTCACCATGGTCTCGGTGACCGCCGAGCCCGGTGACAACGTCCACCGGATCTTCGAGTCCCTCAACAACACCGGTCTCAAGCTCAGCCAGGCCGACCTGCTGCGCAACTACCTCTTCATGCGGCTGCCCAACCGTGGCGAGCGCGTCTACGAGACGTACTGGCTGCCCCTCCAGGCGAGCCTGAGCAACAAAGAGCTCGAACAGCTCATGTGGCTGCAGCTGGTACTGGACGGCGACGACCGGGTCCGCCGCCAGGATCTGTACGCCGCCCAGCAGCACCACTTCGAGAGGGCCGAGGCCAGCGAGGCGGACATTGAGGCGTACGTGAAGGAGCTGCACCGCCGTTCCCTGCACTTCCGCAAGGTGATCCGGCCCGAGGAGGAGAACGACCCGGCTGTCCGTGCCCACCTGCGCAGGCTCGACGCCTGGGAGGCCGCCGCCACGTACCCCGCGCTGATGCTGCTGCTCGACCGACGGGAGCGCGGCGAGACCGACTCGGCGCAGACGGCCCGCGCACTGTCGTACGTCGAAAGCTTCCTGGTGCGCCGCACCATCTGCCGCATCCCGCCGAACAACCTCAACCGGATCTTCCAGTCGGTGCCCGCACAGCTCCCGCTGGACGTCCCCGTGGCCGACGGCCTGCACCAGCTCCTCTCGGCCAACAACCGCTACTGGCCCGACGACGACGAACTGCGCGGGAAGTTCCGGGACGCACCCTTCTACCTGTACGGCCGGCCGGAGCAGCGCAAGCTCGTCCTCCAACGGCTGGAGGAGAGTTACGACCACCCCGAGCCGGTGGACTTCGCTGCCGCGAAACTCACCATCGAACACGTCCTGCCCCAGTCGGCGGGCGACGAGTGGATGCGCATCCTCGCCGAGGACGCAGCCGACGGCGAAACCCCGCAGGACGTGCACGCCCGGCTCCAGCACACCCTGGGCAATCTGACCCTCACCGCCCAGAACTCCGAACTCTCCAACCACCCCTTCGACCGCAAGCAGGACCTGCTGAACAGCAGCCACCTGGAGATGAACCGCCGCATTGCCGCCACCGACCGCTGGGGCGCCCGCGAAATCCGCGCCCGAGCAGACGAGTTGGCCGAGCGGGCGCTCGCTCTGTGGCCCGCCCCGCTGCACGGTGTCGGCAGGGCCGAGCGCAGCCGCGACTGGCAGCTCGTCCACCAGGTCCTCGCCGCACTGCCGCACGGCACCTGGACCTCGTACGGTGACCTCGCCGCCTACATCGGCTCCGGCGCCCAAGCGGTGGGCAACCACCTCGCCCAGACCGAAGGCATCGTGCATGCCTACCGGGTCCTCAACGCAGACGGCAGGATCTCCGACGGATTCCGCTGGGCTGGCCCACAACCGGAAGGTGACGACGTACGGGCACGACTGAGCGCCGACGGCATCCACTTCACCCAGACCGGAGCGGCCGACCCCGCCCAGCGCCTCAACAGCGACGACCTGGCCTTGCTGCTGGCCGACCCCGACCAGGAGCCGAACACCAACGGCGCGGTCACGGCAGCACGCGACGGAGGAGACCCGGAGGGGGAGACCCGCGCCGAGCGGTTCTTCCGACAGCTCACCACGGACGACACCCCAGAAACAGTGGCCGCCGTGCGTACCCTCTTCGCCCAGTGGGAAGACCTGGGCGGCTGGATCGGTCACGGGGCGGGCCAGGTCACCACCAGCGCCTTCCTGATGCTGGGCAACGAGGGTGGCCCCGGCGCCGGGATCTGGCCCCTCACGGTCTACCCCGGCGGAGGACGCGGCGGGACGGCGGAGGTGGTCTTCCAACACCTCGCCAGCCGCGAGCCCTTCACCGACCGCCGCCTGCGCGCGGAACTCCTCGGCCGTCTCAACGAGCTGGAGGGCGTGGACATCCCCGAGGGCAAGCTGGAGCTGCGCCCCAACTTCCGGTTGTCCTTGCTGGAAAAGGATCGGAACCGTGAGCTGCTGGCCACGACGCTGGCCTGGTTCCGGGACTGCTGGGCCGACCGGGACATGGCGTAG
- a CDS encoding TIGR02679 family protein, translating into MTGELPATGEAGTVPVIRAAGTAPTVHDTEVAPTATGTGKLPAATYTWLSQPPLHRLWAAVRTRLEANGLQATGAVRLTNLTPQEREALSLLLSRQVSRPTTTIHLAALDTRLRISAAAMGLAETLTQLGQPLTDRRATRDTARARRTHLWSNATEALAASPLGAHPWAERWWGEIRRTGAVTRQAEPTASATLHQAIHTLTLLFPPVPPTSPSVRGRGDLATQVTGSAHGLDDGTLLSRLVLRGIAHAHGADFPSDAGGRRALWRLASVIPDEVSSTVLTYGLRPTATTWREAALRDRADHHAETHLTLRELRTLRLTMPPRTRIHICENPRVVEAAADAGCAQPLVCTSGSAATVVLTLLDALAESGCTLAYHGDFDWPGIALANRVIGRYDARPWRMSTLEYERLAARTQTAGTPPLLLTGPPVAADWDAELGPAMEALSLALHEEAALDTLLEDLA; encoded by the coding sequence ATGACCGGCGAGCTCCCGGCCACCGGTGAAGCGGGAACCGTCCCTGTCATACGCGCGGCGGGAACCGCCCCGACCGTGCACGACACGGAGGTGGCCCCGACCGCTACCGGGACCGGGAAGCTCCCCGCAGCCACCTACACCTGGCTGTCCCAGCCACCCCTCCACCGCCTGTGGGCGGCGGTGCGCACCCGCCTGGAGGCCAACGGCCTGCAAGCCACCGGCGCCGTGCGACTGACGAACCTCACGCCTCAGGAACGCGAAGCGCTCTCGCTCCTGCTCTCCCGGCAGGTGAGCCGCCCCACCACAACCATCCACCTTGCCGCTCTCGACACCCGGCTGCGTATCAGCGCGGCAGCCATGGGCCTGGCCGAGACGCTCACCCAGTTGGGCCAGCCACTCACCGACCGCCGAGCCACCCGCGACACAGCCCGCGCGCGTCGTACCCACCTCTGGTCCAACGCCACGGAAGCGCTGGCAGCCTCCCCTCTCGGGGCCCACCCCTGGGCAGAGCGATGGTGGGGGGAGATCCGTCGCACCGGAGCCGTCACCCGCCAGGCCGAGCCCACTGCATCGGCCACCCTCCACCAGGCCATCCACACCCTCACCCTGCTCTTCCCACCCGTCCCACCCACCTCGCCCTCCGTCCGAGGTCGCGGCGACCTCGCCACCCAGGTCACCGGTTCCGCCCACGGCCTGGACGATGGCACCCTGCTCTCCCGCCTCGTCCTGCGCGGCATCGCCCACGCCCACGGCGCTGACTTCCCGTCCGACGCCGGCGGCCGCCGCGCCCTCTGGCGACTGGCCTCCGTCATCCCGGACGAGGTCTCCAGTACGGTCCTCACCTATGGCCTGCGCCCCACCGCCACCACCTGGCGCGAAGCAGCCCTGCGCGACCGGGCTGACCACCACGCCGAAACCCACCTGACCCTCCGCGAACTGCGCACCCTGCGCCTCACCATGCCCCCGCGCACCCGCATCCACATCTGCGAGAACCCCCGCGTTGTCGAAGCGGCAGCCGACGCGGGCTGCGCCCAGCCCTTGGTCTGTACCTCGGGAAGCGCGGCCACCGTGGTCCTCACCCTCTTGGACGCGCTCGCCGAGAGTGGCTGCACCCTGGCCTATCACGGCGACTTCGACTGGCCCGGCATCGCCCTCGCCAACCGCGTGATCGGCCGCTACGACGCCCGCCCTTGGCGTATGAGCACTCTCGAATACGAACGCCTCGCCGCTCGCACCCAGACCGCGGGCACCCCACCCCTTCTCCTCACGGGCCCGCCCGTCGCCGCCGACTGGGATGCCGAACTCGGCCCCGCGATGGAGGCCCTGTCGCTCGCCCTGCACGAAGAGGCCGCGCTCGACACCCTCCTGGAGGATCTCGCATAG